The following coding sequences are from one Arthrobacter sp. PvP023 window:
- a CDS encoding carbohydrate ABC transporter permease — MANPTLTSTVAPEKPGTGAVRSKSQQKRHNRYVIAPLVLIGVNVVLFLVFFVWPGALGLIYSFTDYRGVGKLNFIGLANFQKLFGDGTFYAALTRTFLYTVFSVPLVYVSSLGIAALLVSKAVRGRTAAKVVIFLPWLISPIVVGVIWKWMFGQDFGFINFVISTMGGSPVPWSSNGNLALMVVILASAWGGTAFNMLLFIAALKNIPEALLEAAELDGANAWQRFRHVTLPGIAPTSFMVVLLSTIHAMKEFAMIQALTNGGPGTENTLIVQYIYKTGFEQSKVGYASAASMVLMVILLAIALIQLRFNRKKG, encoded by the coding sequence GTGGCTAATCCAACCTTGACCTCCACGGTGGCGCCGGAGAAGCCCGGCACGGGCGCCGTGCGGAGCAAGTCCCAGCAGAAGCGTCACAACCGCTACGTGATTGCGCCGCTGGTCCTCATCGGCGTCAACGTGGTGCTCTTCCTGGTGTTCTTCGTCTGGCCCGGCGCCCTGGGGCTCATCTATTCCTTCACGGACTACCGCGGAGTCGGCAAGCTCAACTTCATTGGCCTGGCCAACTTCCAGAAACTCTTCGGGGACGGCACCTTCTACGCCGCTCTGACCCGGACCTTCCTCTACACCGTGTTCTCGGTTCCGCTCGTGTACGTGTCTTCCCTCGGAATTGCGGCCCTGCTGGTCAGCAAGGCCGTCAGGGGGCGGACCGCCGCGAAGGTAGTGATCTTCCTTCCCTGGCTGATCTCGCCGATCGTCGTAGGTGTCATCTGGAAGTGGATGTTCGGCCAGGACTTCGGCTTCATCAACTTTGTGATCTCCACAATGGGCGGAAGCCCGGTTCCATGGTCCAGCAACGGGAACCTGGCGCTGATGGTGGTCATCCTTGCCTCGGCCTGGGGCGGAACGGCCTTCAACATGCTGCTGTTCATCGCAGCCCTGAAGAACATTCCGGAAGCGTTGCTGGAGGCTGCCGAACTGGACGGGGCCAACGCCTGGCAGCGGTTCCGCCACGTGACGCTTCCCGGCATCGCCCCCACGTCGTTCATGGTGGTGCTGCTCTCAACCATCCATGCCATGAAGGAGTTCGCAATGATCCAGGCGCTGACTAACGGCGGCCCGGGCACGGAGAACACCCTGATCGTCCAGTACATCTACAAGACCGGCTTTGAGCAGTCCAAGGTGGGCTACGCAAGTGCCGCCTCCATGGTGCTGATGGTGATCCTGCTGGCTATCGCACTCATTCAGCTGCGCTTCAACCGGAAGAAGGGCTGA
- a CDS encoding carbohydrate ABC transporter permease: protein MATATNLPADAAKARARVSRPAVPPRSNRKAGSDRTRMSAPLTGLLWLIVAIYALPLLWFLLSSFKPGSELFSYPLSVIPREWTFQGFVDAWERVDFAQYFLNTATVALVTTVLTVFFSACTGYALAKYNNKGTRLFFVCILATTMLPTEVILNPTFTVIRDLGLYNSLAGIIVPSVLTATGVFMFRQFFLTVPDDLLHSARIDGASELTIFFRIMLPLSRPILFTLAIFSFQWRWNDYIWPLIVLNDPKWYTLQVALRSIVGAENIDWPVLLGASVISILPLVLVFSVFQKYVLNADVSAGLKD from the coding sequence ATGGCGACAGCTACCAACCTGCCTGCCGATGCTGCCAAGGCACGGGCCAGGGTTTCCCGCCCGGCGGTCCCGCCGCGGAGCAACCGAAAGGCCGGAAGCGACAGGACCAGGATGTCCGCGCCCCTGACCGGCCTGCTGTGGCTCATCGTGGCCATTTACGCGCTGCCCCTCCTGTGGTTCCTCCTCAGCTCGTTCAAACCCGGAAGTGAACTGTTCAGCTATCCACTGTCCGTGATTCCCCGGGAGTGGACCTTCCAGGGCTTCGTCGACGCGTGGGAGCGGGTGGATTTTGCGCAGTACTTCCTGAACACGGCAACGGTGGCGCTGGTCACCACCGTGCTCACCGTGTTCTTCAGCGCCTGCACCGGCTATGCCCTGGCGAAGTACAACAACAAGGGCACCCGGCTGTTCTTCGTCTGCATCCTGGCCACCACCATGCTGCCCACCGAGGTGATCCTGAACCCCACGTTCACAGTGATCCGTGACCTGGGCCTCTACAACTCCCTGGCCGGCATCATCGTCCCTTCCGTCCTCACGGCCACGGGCGTCTTCATGTTCCGCCAGTTCTTCCTGACGGTTCCGGATGACCTGCTGCACTCGGCCCGGATCGACGGCGCCAGCGAGCTCACCATCTTCTTCCGGATCATGCTTCCGCTGTCCCGGCCCATCCTGTTCACGCTGGCCATCTTCTCCTTTCAGTGGCGATGGAACGACTACATCTGGCCGCTGATCGTGCTGAACGATCCCAAGTGGTACACCCTCCAGGTGGCGCTGCGGAGCATTGTGGGCGCGGAAAACATCGACTGGCCCGTACTCCTGGGCGCCTCGGTGATTTCCATCCTGCCTCTCGTCCTGGTGTTTTCCGTATTCCAGAAGTACGTCCTCAATGCCGACGTCAGTGCCGGCCTGAAGGACTAG
- a CDS encoding CPBP family intramembrane glutamic endopeptidase, giving the protein MGTAVRNSPAPQPELYRFSALDYTTVGLYVAVAVLFAVAGPLLQPLLLQLSPNPTTAVYSVNLLFYGGVGILAVAAARRIASRDLRVLATRPWFTLIMIPVAVVAMLILTAILVALTGPVQGSANQANVQALVQQVPPWLIVPLLVIVGPFVEEYIFRHLLIGKLSRRVNIWVCCVLSTFLFAALHIVGQETLTLPVLMPYLAMGATLVFVYVWTGKNLMFSYFVHAAKNLLAVVFIYAIPPELMEQLQQVQP; this is encoded by the coding sequence ATGGGAACAGCTGTCCGCAATTCCCCGGCGCCACAGCCGGAGCTCTACCGTTTCTCTGCGCTCGATTACACCACCGTGGGGCTGTACGTGGCCGTCGCGGTGCTCTTTGCCGTTGCGGGCCCGCTGCTGCAGCCGCTGCTGCTCCAGCTGTCCCCGAACCCCACCACGGCCGTGTACTCGGTCAACCTGCTGTTCTACGGCGGCGTGGGCATCCTGGCCGTGGCCGCCGCCCGCCGCATTGCCTCCCGCGACCTGCGCGTTCTGGCCACCAGGCCCTGGTTCACGCTCATCATGATCCCGGTGGCAGTGGTGGCCATGCTGATCCTGACAGCCATCCTGGTGGCGCTTACCGGGCCCGTGCAGGGCTCCGCCAACCAGGCCAACGTGCAGGCACTCGTCCAGCAGGTTCCGCCGTGGCTGATCGTGCCCCTGCTGGTCATTGTGGGCCCGTTCGTGGAGGAGTACATCTTCCGCCACCTGCTGATCGGCAAGCTGAGCCGGCGGGTGAACATCTGGGTGTGCTGCGTCCTGTCCACTTTCCTCTTCGCGGCATTGCACATCGTGGGCCAGGAAACCCTGACCCTGCCCGTGCTGATGCCATACCTCGCCATGGGCGCCACCCTGGTTTTCGTCTACGTGTGGACCGGAAAGAACCTGATGTTCTCCTACTTTGTCCACGCCGCAAAGAACCTGCTGGCCGTGGTGTTCATCTACGCCATCCCGCCCGAACTGATGGAACAGCTGCAGCAGGTCCAGCCCTAG